From the genome of Leptotrichia sp. HSP-342:
ACTGGAAAAATTATTGATATTGCAAAAAAAGCTGCAAGTATCGAAATTACAATAAGGGGAAAAAAAGTCGCTGAAAAAGCACAAATTGGAGATAGTATCGCTGTAAATGGCGTGTGTCTGACTGTTACAAAACTAAATGGAAATGACTTTACTGCCGATGTAATGTTTGAAACTATTGAAAAAAGCGGTTTAAAACGTGCTAAAGCTGGAGATATTGTAAATCTTGAAAAGTCACTTACACTTATGACTTTTTTAGGCGGACATCTTGTAATGGGAGATGTTGACTGTGAGGCTAAAATTGTATCAATTACAGACAAAGGGATTGCAAAAGTGTATGAATTCCAGCTGGATAAAAATTATAAAAACAATATGAAATACATTGTTGAAAAAGGACGTGTAACGATTGATGGAGCGAGCCTTACAGTAATTGATGTAAATGATAATGATGGAATTTTCTCAGTTTCACTTATTCCACATACAATTGAAAATATTACCGTTGGAATGAAAAAAACTGGAGATTTTGTAAATATTGAAACAGATTTGTTTGGAAAATATGTTGAAAAAATATTAAAGTTTGACAATTTTCAAAATATAGAAAATAAAGAAAAAAAATCAAATTTAACAATGGAATTTTTACAAAAAAATGGATTCTAATTGAAAATATAATAAAAGAAAGAAGTGATTTTAAATGTCAGAAAAAAAGATGAATTTTGACAGCATTGAAGCTGCCATCGAAGATTTAAAAAATGGTATTCCAGTAGTGGTTGTTGACGATGAAGAGAGAGAAAATG
Proteins encoded in this window:
- a CDS encoding riboflavin synthase, coding for MFTGLVEETGKIIDIAKKAASIEITIRGKKVAEKAQIGDSIAVNGVCLTVTKLNGNDFTADVMFETIEKSGLKRAKAGDIVNLEKSLTLMTFLGGHLVMGDVDCEAKIVSITDKGIAKVYEFQLDKNYKNNMKYIVEKGRVTIDGASLTVIDVNDNDGIFSVSLIPHTIENITVGMKKTGDFVNIETDLFGKYVEKILKFDNFQNIENKEKKSNLTMEFLQKNGF